The following coding sequences are from one Rutidosis leptorrhynchoides isolate AG116_Rl617_1_P2 chromosome 11, CSIRO_AGI_Rlap_v1, whole genome shotgun sequence window:
- the LOC139876669 gene encoding cytokinin riboside 5'-monophosphate phosphoribohydrolase LOG3-like isoform X1, producing MELNGEMKVSKFKRICVFCGSSQGKKSSYQDAAIELGKELVSRNIDLVYGGGSIGLMGLVSQAVHDGGHHVIGVIPKTLMPRELTGETVGEVKAVADMHQRKAEMAKHSDAFIALPGGYGTLEELLEVITWAQLGIHEKPVGLLNVDGFYNSLLSFIDKAVEEGFVSPSARHIIVSAPTAKVLVRKLEEYVPCHDGGIKLNWEIEQQIEFTKYGVPR from the exons ATGGAACTTAATGGTGAAATGAAGGTgtcaaagtttaaaagaatttgtgtTTTTTGTGGAAGTAGTCAAGGCAAGAAAAGTAGCTATCAAGATGCTGCAATTGAGCTTGGCAAAGAATTG GTTTCAAGAAACATTGATTTGGTGTATGGTGGAGGTAGTATTGGTTTAATGGGGTTGGTTTCACAAGCTGTTCATGATGGTGGTCACCATGTTATTGG AGTAATTCCCAAGACTCTCATGCCTCGAGAG TTAACTGGTGAAACTGTAGGAGAGGTGAAAGCAGTGGCTGATATGCATCAGAGGAAAGCAGAAATGGCTAAGCATTCTGATGCTTTTATTGCTTTACCAG GTGGGTATGGCACTCTTGAAGAGCTTCTTGAAGTGATAACATGGGCTCAACTCGGAATTCACGAAAAGCCT GTTGGTTTGCTAAATGTGGATGGATTCTACAACTCATTATTGTCGTTTATCGACAAAGCAGTTGAAGAAGGCTTTGTTAGTCCAAGTGCACGTCACATCATTGTCTCGGCTCCAACCGCTAAGGTTCTGGTCAGAAAATTGGAG GAGTATGTTCCATGCCATGATGGAGGTATAAAGTTGAACTGGGAAATAGAGCAACAAATTGAGTTCACTAAATATGGTGTCCCTAGATGA
- the LOC139876669 gene encoding cytokinin riboside 5'-monophosphate phosphoribohydrolase LOG3-like isoform X2, which translates to MELNGEMKVSKFKRICVFCGSSQGKKSSYQDAAIELGKELLTGETVGEVKAVADMHQRKAEMAKHSDAFIALPGGYGTLEELLEVITWAQLGIHEKPVGLLNVDGFYNSLLSFIDKAVEEGFVSPSARHIIVSAPTAKVLVRKLEEYVPCHDGGIKLNWEIEQQIEFTKYGVPR; encoded by the exons ATGGAACTTAATGGTGAAATGAAGGTgtcaaagtttaaaagaatttgtgtTTTTTGTGGAAGTAGTCAAGGCAAGAAAAGTAGCTATCAAGATGCTGCAATTGAGCTTGGCAAAGAATTG TTAACTGGTGAAACTGTAGGAGAGGTGAAAGCAGTGGCTGATATGCATCAGAGGAAAGCAGAAATGGCTAAGCATTCTGATGCTTTTATTGCTTTACCAG GTGGGTATGGCACTCTTGAAGAGCTTCTTGAAGTGATAACATGGGCTCAACTCGGAATTCACGAAAAGCCT GTTGGTTTGCTAAATGTGGATGGATTCTACAACTCATTATTGTCGTTTATCGACAAAGCAGTTGAAGAAGGCTTTGTTAGTCCAAGTGCACGTCACATCATTGTCTCGGCTCCAACCGCTAAGGTTCTGGTCAGAAAATTGGAG GAGTATGTTCCATGCCATGATGGAGGTATAAAGTTGAACTGGGAAATAGAGCAACAAATTGAGTTCACTAAATATGGTGTCCCTAGATGA